The region GTCCGCGGGATGAACCTGAACATAGCGTGGATCGAAGATTGGCATAGTGAAGAAAACTCTTTCTGGCGAGGCGACTACAGGCCGAATGGCCAGACACGCTGCACGGTCCTGTACAGGATGTCTTCGCGCTCCGTGCCTGATAGAAATCCTAAATGGTCGCGGTAGAGTGCGACCCGCTGGCTGTAGGACAGCCGCTCGCGCACAATCGGCCAGTCCGTTCCCCACATCAGGCGGCTTGAACCAAAGGCGTCGCGCAGACGAAGGATCTGGTCCGTCAGGTCGAGATAAGGAAACGCCTGACGAGAAAGCGACCATATATGCGAGATTTTGACGAACACCCGTGGATAGCGCGCCAGTGCCAGCAGAAGCTGCAGTTGCTTCGTATCTCCGGCGGGGATGTCCGCCATGTGGTCGATGACGACGTCGAGGTCGGGATTCTTCTCAATCCATACGGCGGCATCCGGCAGGCGGGAAGCAGGCAGCAGCAGCGTCATCGGGACCTTTAGCTGAGCGCACCGCTTCCATAAAGGAGCCATCAGAGGTCCGCGAAACCAGTCGCTCTCTGCAGAGACGCCGGGGCTCAGCCGGACGCCGTGGCATCCGGTCTCTGTCAGCTCGCTCAGGTGGTCCGGCGCTGCGGGATCTTCAGGATCGACCCTGCAGACGCCGTGAAATTTTTCCGGATAGCGATGCAGGACATCCAGAAGGTAACGATTGTCCCAGCGATAGTGGATGACCTGGATCAGCACCGTCCGCGCGACCCCGTTGGCGGACATCAGGGCGAGAAGGTCCTCGGCCGCGAGATCGAACTCCGGAACCTTCGCTCCGGCGGCAAAGGGAAACCCGGGAGAGTGTTTCCAGACGTGGACATGCGAATCGATCATGATCGTGTGTTGCGCGCCCTGCTGAGGGAGAGACCCCAGCAGGGCAAAGGATCCCTTGAGGAACGAGCGACGATCCATCGGTGCAGGCTCTCCCGAAGCCGCCATCCATCTTAGGAGACGCTTTTGCGTTGCGAAAGCCTCGTCGCTGTGCGGAGATTCCGGTTTATGGGTTTTGTCAGTTACGATAAATCGTCCCTCATCGAAGGATGATCCTCTGGGACGATGACCGGCACGAGGACGAAACGTTGGCGCTTTACCTTGCAGTAGACCTGGGCGGAACCAAGACCGAGTATGTTTTAGCCGATGAGACGAACGAGCTGGCGCGCGTACGTGGAGGCACGATCAAGCGGATGCGCACGGACGCCAATACCGCCGGGCAGAACTTCGACACGGCGATCCGCGAGATCGAGGCAAAGTCCGGGCGTTCTGTCCGCGATATAACCCGAAGCTGCGTAGGCGCCGCCGGAGTAACGGTGCCTCTCGTGACGGACTGGATCAAAAAAATCTTCGCCGAGCGTGTGGGCGGATCGCTGGTTCTTGTGGGCGATGTGGAGATCGCGCTCGACGGAGCATTTTTTGGCGGGCCCGGTGTGCTGGTGATGGCTGGCACCGGATCGAACGTCGCCGGTCGAAGTCTTGCAGGCAAGCTGACTACCGCGGGTGGATGGGGCCCGGCGCTGGCGGATCAGGGATCAGGCGCGCGTATTGGACAGCAGGCCCTGCGCGATGCCGCCCTGGCTTACGATGAGGAACGAGAGACGCAGCTGTTGCCGGCGATCCTCCAGGCATGGAACCTCAGGGACTTCGACGATCTCGTCGCCTACGCCAACCAGATTCCTTCTCCCGACCTCACCAGGCTTGCCCCTGTGGTGGTTGCCTGCGCCGATGCAGGCGATGCCGTCGCGCAGCGTGTCCTGCGCCGTGAGGCCGAGGAACTGGCACACCTGGCCCACATCGTCATTGACCGTCTGCGCAGTGAGAACTCTCGCGCCGGTTGGCTTCCCGATCTGGCATTTACGGGCAGCATCCTCGAGCATGTCCCGGCGATTCGCAACGGCATCGTCGAAGTCCTTCGTCAGGAGTTTCCCGATCTGAAGGTTATTCCGGATATGGTTGACCCTCTCCTGGGTGCTCTCTGGCACGCCCGCCACGGCTGATCGCTGATCAGGTTCGCAACACCTGCGGACGGCTCACCGCAAGCGTGCCGATAAGCTCTCCGAAAAGAGTATTGGCCCAGGCAAACCAGGGACGCGTAAAGCGCTTCGGATCGTCCTTGAAATAGCTCTCGTGCATGAACCCGAACCCAGCCGCCGATCGTTTGAGCATGCCGACAGCATTGTGAATCTCGCTGTCCTGCTGGCTGGTAAATGCATAGATGATCTGGGACATTGGCCAGATCATATCGCGCCCGAGGTGCGGTC is a window of Edaphobacter sp. 12200R-103 DNA encoding:
- a CDS encoding amidohydrolase → MDRRSFLKGSFALLGSLPQQGAQHTIMIDSHVHVWKHSPGFPFAAGAKVPEFDLAAEDLLALMSANGVARTVLIQVIHYRWDNRYLLDVLHRYPEKFHGVCRVDPEDPAAPDHLSELTETGCHGVRLSPGVSAESDWFRGPLMAPLWKRCAQLKVPMTLLLPASRLPDAAVWIEKNPDLDVVIDHMADIPAGDTKQLQLLLALARYPRVFVKISHIWSLSRQAFPYLDLTDQILRLRDAFGSSRLMWGTDWPIVRERLSYSQRVALYRDHLGFLSGTEREDILYRTVQRVWPFGL
- a CDS encoding N-acetylglucosamine kinase gives rise to the protein MILWDDDRHEDETLALYLAVDLGGTKTEYVLADETNELARVRGGTIKRMRTDANTAGQNFDTAIREIEAKSGRSVRDITRSCVGAAGVTVPLVTDWIKKIFAERVGGSLVLVGDVEIALDGAFFGGPGVLVMAGTGSNVAGRSLAGKLTTAGGWGPALADQGSGARIGQQALRDAALAYDEERETQLLPAILQAWNLRDFDDLVAYANQIPSPDLTRLAPVVVACADAGDAVAQRVLRREAEELAHLAHIVIDRLRSENSRAGWLPDLAFTGSILEHVPAIRNGIVEVLRQEFPDLKVIPDMVDPLLGALWHARHG